A single Filimonas effusa DNA region contains:
- a CDS encoding FecR family protein — translation MKQLLILYLENRCTPEQYQEVMEWLRTSAPNRLLLQQMRDDFGTIPQNPQLRISEKSAEKLREQLLEKVHAAQNTQRAPIRRLWQWTAAAAVIALIVLGARIWMIKKPGGDYSTPLVTAENRLLSTPPAQGKAQLTLANGTVILLDSVANGRLATQGNALIEAAPNRLEYECQSASLPDNQLYANTVSTQRGGQYQVKLSDGTIVWLNAASALKFPAVFAGNERRVELTGEAYFEVAAASLPNGSKKPFIVIAKGQEVYVTGTHFNIMAYNEEAYVKTTLLEGGVKVSHGGESVMLQPGQQSRLTDQGNIKVEKAANIAEAMAWKNGFFYFENESIETVMRQIARWYDVEVEFHSVNNERFYAQPSRRVRLANVLTALELTGKVHFTIQGKKIIVDP, via the coding sequence ATGAAACAATTGCTGATCCTTTATCTCGAAAACCGCTGCACACCTGAGCAGTATCAGGAGGTAATGGAATGGCTGCGTACCAGTGCCCCTAACCGCCTGCTGCTGCAGCAAATGCGTGACGATTTTGGTACAATACCCCAAAATCCCCAGCTGCGTATCAGCGAAAAAAGCGCTGAAAAGCTGAGAGAACAATTGCTCGAAAAGGTACACGCAGCACAAAATACACAGCGTGCACCCATAAGGCGCTTATGGCAATGGACGGCTGCCGCAGCGGTGATTGCCTTGATAGTGCTAGGAGCACGTATCTGGATGATTAAAAAGCCTGGCGGCGACTACAGTACACCGCTTGTTACAGCTGAAAATAGACTGCTTTCAACACCGCCGGCGCAAGGAAAAGCACAGCTTACACTCGCTAATGGAACCGTGATCTTATTGGATAGTGTCGCTAATGGCCGGCTTGCCACGCAGGGAAACGCCTTGATAGAAGCAGCCCCTAACCGCCTCGAGTACGAATGCCAATCTGCTTCTCTGCCCGATAACCAGTTATATGCCAATACTGTTTCCACCCAAAGAGGAGGGCAGTACCAGGTAAAACTTTCCGATGGCACGATAGTGTGGCTTAACGCCGCTTCAGCACTCAAATTTCCCGCAGTGTTTGCCGGCAACGAAAGAAGAGTGGAACTTACCGGCGAAGCCTATTTCGAAGTGGCTGCTGCCAGCCTTCCCAATGGTTCCAAAAAACCATTCATCGTAATCGCAAAAGGGCAGGAGGTATACGTCACCGGCACTCACTTTAATATCATGGCTTATAACGAAGAAGCTTACGTGAAAACTACTCTGCTCGAAGGTGGCGTAAAGGTTAGTCATGGAGGCGAATCGGTTATGCTTCAGCCCGGGCAGCAGTCCAGGTTAACGGATCAGGGAAATATTAAAGTGGAAAAAGCGGCAAATATCGCTGAAGCAATGGCATGGAAAAATGGCTTCTTCTATTTCGAAAATGAAAGCATCGAAACTGTGATGAGGCAAATTGCCCGCTGGTACGACGTCGAAGTCGAATTTCATTCCGTAAACAACGAACGCTTTTACGCACAGCCTTCCAGGAGGGTGAGGTTGGCTAATGTGCTAACAGCATTGGAATTAACAGGAAAAGTACACTTCACCATACAAGGGAAAAAAATTATTGTAGATCCTTAG
- a CDS encoding RNA polymerase sigma factor, with translation MNEDSCHVFSRTPLTAYNDNELVLRLQQGDVAAFDIIYKRYHESLYAFILRYLKSPQLAEDILQEVFMKLWEVRKQLRPGATFSAYLYKIARNKVFKTFRKIAADDEKILVLAGSLAATTEDPQAMALWVEYQRLFENAVERLPVQRKKVFRLCRQEGCTYDEVAAQLHISRNTVKEHMVLGTRFIREFIFQCYQVESVLLYLLLYTFF, from the coding sequence TTGAACGAAGATTCTTGTCATGTATTCTCCCGTACGCCATTGACTGCTTACAACGATAACGAACTTGTCCTCAGGCTGCAACAAGGTGATGTGGCCGCCTTCGATATTATTTATAAGCGTTACCACGAATCTTTATACGCATTTATTTTGCGCTATCTCAAGTCGCCACAGTTGGCGGAAGATATCCTGCAGGAAGTTTTTATGAAATTATGGGAGGTAAGAAAACAACTGCGGCCCGGTGCCACCTTTAGCGCTTATCTATATAAGATCGCCCGTAATAAAGTCTTTAAGACATTCAGGAAAATAGCGGCCGACGACGAAAAGATCCTGGTATTGGCAGGCAGCCTCGCCGCAACTACCGAAGATCCTCAGGCCATGGCGCTTTGGGTAGAATACCAGCGCCTGTTCGAAAATGCCGTCGAACGCCTCCCCGTTCAGCGTAAAAAAGTGTTCAGGTTATGCCGCCAGGAGGGATGCACTTACGATGAAGTTGCGGCGCAGTTACATATATCCCGCAATACGGTAAAAGAACATATGGTCCTCGGCACCAGGTTCATCAGGGAATTTATCTTTCAATGTTATCAGGTAGAATCTGTCCTCCTTTATTTACTGCTGTATACTTTTTTTTGA